The stretch of DNA CTTGCCGCCGGTGGGCTGGGTGTCGATATGGCTGCCGGTCATCACCGGCGGCAACTGGGGATTGCGCCCCGGCCGGCGGGCGAAGATATTGCCGACGCCATCGATGGTCACGGTACAGCCCGCTTCCTCGCACCACTTCACAAACAGGTCGCGGGCCTGGCGATCGAGGTCGGTCAGGGCCAGGCGGCAGACGCCGCCCTTGGGGGTGGCGCCGAGCTTGGCGAGTTCCATCAGGGACAGCCACAGACGATCGCGGTTGATGTGCTGATGGGTGGATTGCAGAACGTCTATGGCAGCGTTCATGGGGATCTCCTCAGGCAGTAGTTCTTATGAATTTGACCAGACTCTCACTGGAGGACTGCGATCAAAAATGTGGGAGCGGGCTTGCTCGCGAAGGCGGTGATTCAGCTAACACATCTGGCGACTGGCACACCGTATTCGCGAGCAAGCCCGCTCCCACATTTGATTGCATTCCACATCGATTAAAGCGGTGTTTTCACCGCGACCACACGAGCCCCGCGTTTCATGCAGAGGGCGTAATACAATAGGCCACCGAGCGCCGAGCCGGTGAACCAGCCATAGCTGTAGAACCAGCTGAACGCGTCGCTGCCCAGGGACAGCAACGTCAACACCACCGGCACGCCAAACGCCAGGAAGCCATGCCAGTTCCACGCCGGGTACACGTCATCGCGATACAAACCGGCGAGGTCCAGTTGCTGTTTCTTGATGATGAAATAGTCCACCACCATGATGCCGGCGATCGGCCCCAAGAGGCTTGAGTAACCCAGCAACCAGTTGGAATAGACGGTTTCCAGGCTCACGTCGGAAATGATCAGCCCGAGCTTTTTCAGCAGTTCGTGGGCCATCAGCGCCAGGCCCACCAGGCCGGTGAGCACCACCGCCGTGGTGCGGTTGATCAGCTTGGGGGCGATGTTCTGGAAGTCGTTGGTGGGCGAGACGATGTTCGCCGCGGTGTTGGTGGACAAGGTGGCGATGATGATCAGCGCCATCGCCACGGCCACCCACACCGGGCTCTGGATATGGCCGATCAGGGTGACCGGGTCGGAGACGCTGACGCCCACCAGTTTCACCGAGGCGGCGGTCATGATTACGCCGAGGGCGGCGAACAGGAACATGGTCAGCGGCAGGCCGAAAATCTGCCCGAGGATCTGGTCTTTCTGGCTTTTGGCGTAGCGGCTGAAGTCGGGAATGTTCAACGACAAGGTGGCCCAGAAACCCACCATCGCCGTCAGGCCCGCCATGAAGTAGCCGGTGAGGCTGGCGCCTTCGGGACGTTTGGGCGGGATCGCCATCAGCTCGGTCAGCGACACATTCGGCAGCGCCCACACCAGCAGCCCGATACCCACCGCCACCAGCAGCGGTGCCGACAGGGTTTCCAGCCATTTGATCGACTCGGCGCCACGCAATACCACCCACAGGTTCAGGGTCCAGAAGATCATGAAGCCGATCACTTCACCGGTGCCACCAAGGGACTTCCAACCCTCGAAAACCGAGCCCAGGAACAGGTGGATCGCCAGGCCGCCAAACATCGTCTGGATACCGAACCAGCCACACGCCACCAACGCGCGGATCAGGCACGGCACGTTGGAGCCGAGCACGCCGAAGGACGAGCGCAGCAACACCGGAAACGGGATGCCGTACTTGGTACCGGGGAAGGCGTTGAGGGTCAGCGGGATCAGCACCACGATATTGGCCAGCAGGATCGCCATCAGCGCCTCGCCCACCGACAACCCGAAGTACGCGGTGAGCACGCCGCCCAGGGTGTAGGTCGGCACACACACCGACATGCCGATCCACAGCGCGGTGATATGCCACTTGTTCCAGGTGCGTTCGCGCACCTTGGTCGGTGCCATGTCGTGGTTGTAGCGGGGGCTGTCGAGGACGTCGGGGCCGGCGTCGAGTTCGTACAGGCCGTTGCGCTCAATGACTTGCGATCTGTTCTGTTGCATGGCCGCTCCACGGTTTTTTCGAATTATTTTTGCTCATCCCGTGACGTGCACGGGATGGCCGGAGTACCTCGTTGACAACATGACATCCGGGACCCGGCCAACCGCCACCGCACTCAATAACCGTGCCGTAAACCGTCAACCTGCCCGCACCGCTTATATAACTTGCTGATGTTTATCAGCTTTATTGTCTCGACCGAAGAGCCCCTCGTTACTTTCAGCGTTACTCAGGCCAAATAACGCAGAAGTTGTCCGAACCATCAGGACTCAATCTGGTGCAACACAATTATTTTTATTTACCGGCCCCGTCAAGAGGCATGTCTCAAGCGTCTGATTTGCAATAGGAAATGTTGCTCATATTGGGAACCTGTCAAGTGCGTCAAAATGGTGAGAGGTCGCTACATTTTGGTGATTTTGATTTTTTATCGTTAAAATTCAATCAGTTATTACATACATAAGCTTATAAAAAATATTCTTGCTCATTCGAAAAACTCGGGCTAGTTTCTATTCCTGTCACCGCTGACAGGAATTAATTTTCCAGCGGCGCGATGCATGACAACACTTAGAACTGGCACAAGCCGGTCAAGCCTGTGAGGAACTCGACATGTCGCTGTTGATCCGTGGCGCTACCGTTATTACCCATGATGAAAGTTACCGAGCCGATGTTTTATGCGCAGACGGTCTAATTCGCGCCATTGGCACTGATCTGGATATTCCCGCCGGCACCGAGATACTCGACGGCAGCGGTCAATACCTGATGCCCGGCGGCATCGACCCCCACACCCATATGCAGTTGCCCTTCATGGGCACCGTGGCCAGTGAAGATTTTTTCAGTGGCACGGCCGCCGGGTTGGCGGGCGGCACCACGTCGATCATCGACTTCGTGATTCCCAACCCGCAGCAATCCCTGCTGGAAGCCTTCCATCAGTGGCGCGGCTGGGCCGAGAAGTCGGCGTCCGACTACGGCTTTCACGTCGCCATTACCTGGTGGAGCGAGCAGGTCCGCGAGGAAATGGCCGAGCTGGTGAGCCAACACGGCATCAACAGCTTCAAGCATTTCATGGCGTACAAGAACGCGATCATGGCCGCCGACGACACCTTGGTGGCGAGTTTCGAACGCTGCCTGGAACTGGGTGCGGTACCGACGGTGCATGCCGAAAACGGCGAGCTGGTGTATCACCTGCAACGCAAGCTGATGGCCCAGGGCATTACCGGGCCTGAAGCGCATCCGTTGTCGCGGCCTTCGCAGGTGGAAGGTGAAGCCGCCAGCCGGGCGATCAGGATTGCCGAAACCATCGGTACGCCGCTGTACCTGGTGCACGTGTCCACCAAGGAAGCGCTGGATGAAATCACCTACGCCCGCAGCAAGGGCCAGCCGGTGTACGGCGAAGTATTGGCCGGGCATCTGCTGCTGGACGACAGCGTGTATCAACACCCCGACTGGCAGACCGCCGCCGGCTATGTGATGAGCCCGCCCTTCCGCCCGCGCGGGCATCAGGAGGCACTGTGGCATGGCCTGCAATCGGGCAACCTGCACACCACCGCCACCGACCATTGCTGCTTCTGCGCCGAGCAAAAAGCCGCCGGGCGGGATGACTTCAGCAAGATTCCCAATGGCACTGCCGGTATCGAAGACCGCATGGCGCTGTTGTGGGATGAGGGCGTGAACACTGGGCGCTTGTCGATGCAGGAATTCGTTGCGCTGACGTCTACCAACACGGCGAAGATCTTCAACCTGTACCCGCGTAAAGGTGCGATCCGCGTGGGGGCCGATGCTGACCTGGTGCTGTGGGACCCGCAAGGCACACGGACCATTTCCGCGAAGACTCACCACCAGAAAGTCGACTTCAACATCTTCGAAGGCAAGACCGTGCGCGGCGTGCCGAGCCATACCATCAGCCAGGGCAAGCTGGTCTGGGCGGATGGGGATTTGCGCGCCGAACGGGGTGCGGGTCGGTATATCGAACGGCCGACGTATCCGCCGGTGTTTGAGCAGTTGAGCAAGCGGGCGGAGCGTTCCAGGCCGCTTGCTGTGAAACGCTGAGGCCGCCATTCGCGAGCAAGCCCGCTCCCACATTCGACTGCATTTATCCTGCTGGAATGGGGACGAATGTGGGAGCGGGCTTGCTCGCGAAGAGGCCGGTACAGGCAACAAAAAAACCACTGCCCACCAGAGGCAGCACCTCAAAAACCGTGAGGCCAATACCGTGATCCAGACCCTGAACCATCTTCCCCACCCCCATGAAGATGCGGCGGCCCTCGCCGCGCATTTCACCGACCTGGCGCCGCCGCTCAATGCCCGGCAAGCCCAACTGGAAGCCTCGCGCTGCCTCTACTGCTACGACGCACCGTGCGTCAACGCGTGCCCCAGCGAGATCGATATCCCGTCGTTCATCCGCAATATCCACACCGAAAACGTCCAGGGCGCCGCGCAGAAGATTCTCTCGGCGAATATCCTCGGCGGCAGTTGCGCCCGGGTCTGCCCGACGGAAATCCTCTGCCAGCAAGCCTGCGTGCGCAACAATGCCGAGGAATGCGCCCCGGTGCTGATCGGCCTGTTGCAGCGTTACGCGGTGGACAACGCGCACTTCAGCGAACACCCGTTCCAGCGCGCCGCGCCCACCGGCAAGCGCATCGCGGTGGTCGGCGCCGGGCCTGCGGGGTTGTCCTGCGCCCATCGCAGCGCCTTGCACGGCCATGACGTGGTGATTTTCGAAGCCCGGGAAAAAGCCGGCGGCCTGAATGAATACGGGATCGCCAAGTACAAGCTGGTGGATGACTTCGCGCAAAAGGAACTGGATTTCCTCCTGCAAATTGGCGGCATCGAGATCCGTCACGGCCAGCGCCTGGGCGACAACCTGACCTTGAGCGAACTGCACCAGCAGTTCGATGCAGTGTTCCTCGGCCTTGGCCTGGCTGCCAGCAAACAGCTCGGCCTGCCACACGAAGACGCCCCCGGCCTGCTCGCCGCCACCGACTACATCCGTGAACTGCGCCAGGCCGACGACCTCAGTCAACTGCCCCTGGCCGACCGTTGCATCGTGCTCGGCGCCGGCAACACGGCCATCGACATGGCGGTGCAAATGGCCCGCCTCGGTGCCCGTGACGTCAACCTGGTGTATCGCCGTGGCCTGGCTGAAATGGGCGCCACCGGCCATGAGCAGGACATCGCCAAGGCCAACCAGGTACGCCTGCTGACCTGGGCCCAGCCCGAAGAAGTGTTGCTCGACGACCAGGGCCATGTGCGCGGCATGCGCTTCGCCCGCACCCGCATGGTCGATGGCCGCCTGCAAGCCACCGGCGAGACCTTCGAACTGGCCGCCGACGCGATCTTCAAGGCCATCGGCCAAGGCTTCGACGACGAGGCGCTGCACGACCCGCTGGCCCACCAACTGCAACGCCAGGGCGATCGGATCTTCGTCAACGAACAGCTGCGCACCAGCATCCCCGGTGTGTACGCCGGCGGCGATTGCGTCAGCCTCGGCCAGGACCTCACCGTCCAGGCCGTGCAACACGGCAAGCTGGCCGCGCAAGCCATGCACGCCCAACTCATGCTGAATGTGGAGGCTGCGTAATGGCCGATCTCTCGATTGTATTCGCCGGTATCAAAGCCCCCAATCCGTTCTGGCTGGCCTCCGCGCCGCCTACCGACAAGGCCTACAACGTGGTCCGCGCCTTTGAAGCAGGCTGGGGCGGCGTGGTCTGGAAAACCCTCGGCGAAGACCCGGCAGCGGTCAACGTCTCATCGCGCTACTCGGCGCACTTTGGCGCCAACCGTGAAGTGCTCGGCATCAACAATATCGAGCTGATTACCGATAGATCCCTGGAGATCAACCTGCGGGAAATCACCCAGGTGAAAAAAGACTGGCCCGACCGCGCACTGATCGTGTCGCTGATGGTGCCGTGTGTTGAAGAATCCTGGAAACACATCCTGCCGCTGGTGGAAGCCACAGGCTGCGACGGCATCGAGCTGAACTTCGGCTGCCCCCACGGCATGCCGGAACGCGGCATGGGCGCGGCGGTGGGCCAGGTGCCGGAGTATGTGGAACAGGTGACGCGCTGGTGCAAGACCTATTGCTCGCTGCCGGTGATCGTCAAGCTCACGCCGAACATCACCGACATACGCGTGGCGGCGCGGGCAGCGTATCGCGGGGGCGCGGATGCGGTGTCGCTGATCAACACCATCAACTCCATCACCAGTGTCGACCTGGAGCGCATGGTCGCCCTGCCGATGGTCGGCACCCAAAGCACCCACGGGGGTTACTGCGGCTCGGCGGTGAAACCCATCGCACTGAACATGGTGGCGGAGATTGCCCGGGACCCACAGACACAAGGCTTGCCGATCTGCGGGATTGGCGGGATTGGCAACTGGCGCGATGCAGCGGAATTCGTTGCGCTGGGCTGCGGCGCGGTGCAGGTGTGCACGGCGGCGATGCTGCATGGGTTTCGGATTGTCGAAGAAATGAAGGACGGGCTGTCGCGGTGGATGGACAGCCAGGGTTACAGCAGCCTGCAGGAATTTTCCGGGCGGGCGGTGGGCAATACGACGGATTGGAAGTACCTGGATATCAATTACCAGGTGATCGCCAAAATTGACCAGGCGGCATGTATTGGCTGTGGGCGTTGCCATATTGCCTGTGAAGATACGTCGCACCAGGCGATTGCCAGCTTGAAGCAGGCAGATGGGACACATAAATACGAGGTGATCGATGATGAGTGCGTGGGGTGCAACCTGTGCCAGATCACCTGCCCGGTGGCGGACTGTATCGAGATGGTGCCGGTGGATACCGGGAAGCCGTTTTTGAACTGGACGCAGGACCCGAGGAACCCCTACCGCGAGGCGGTGTAGCCTGAATGATCGTTCCCACGCTCCGCGTGGGAATGCATCCGTTGACGCTCCGCGTCACGACCTTAAGAGCGGACGCAGAGCGTCCAGGGCGGCACTCCCACGCGGAGCGTGGGAACGATCTAGGGCTCCAACCCGATCCCCCGCAGGATCACACTCGTCACCGTCTGCACCGCCCGCTCAAACTGCATGTCCGACAACGGCTGATGGTCATTCAGGATCTTCACCTGATGATCAAAGTCGGCATAGTGCTGGGTCGACGCCCAGATCATATACAGCAGGCTCGACGGCTCCACCGGCAAAATCCGCTTGTCCTCCACCCACTGGCGAATCTTCGCTTCCTTCATCTTGGCCCAGTCATACAGGCTCACATCCAGCGCCTCCCCCAGGGTTGGCGCGCCGTGGATGATTTCATTCGCCCAGACTTTCGAACCATAAGGCCGGCTGCGGGAATGTTGCATCTTGGCGCGGATGTAGCTACTGAGCACCACCCGCGGGTCGTCGAACATCTCGAAGCACAAGGCGTCCTGCTTCCACACCTCCAGCAGGTCGAACAACACCGCGCTGTACAGCTCGCTCTTGGTACTGAAGTAGTAATGCAGGTTGGAGCGCGGCAGTTGCACTTCTTCAGCGATGTCGGCCATGGCGGTGCTGCCATAGCCCTTCTCGGCGAAGACCTTTTCAGCCGCCAGCAGAATCTTTTCGACGTTGACCCGACGAATACCGATCTTGTGATTGCCCATAAGGGCTCCCTGACAACAACATGGCTTCAAGACTACCATCCGCTCTAGATCGCGGCGACACGCCACTGTGAAACTTCGTACAAG from Pseudomonas sp. NC02 encodes:
- a CDS encoding NCS1 family nucleobase:cation symporter-1 — encoded protein: MQQNRSQVIERNGLYELDAGPDVLDSPRYNHDMAPTKVRERTWNKWHITALWIGMSVCVPTYTLGGVLTAYFGLSVGEALMAILLANIVVLIPLTLNAFPGTKYGIPFPVLLRSSFGVLGSNVPCLIRALVACGWFGIQTMFGGLAIHLFLGSVFEGWKSLGGTGEVIGFMIFWTLNLWVVLRGAESIKWLETLSAPLLVAVGIGLLVWALPNVSLTELMAIPPKRPEGASLTGYFMAGLTAMVGFWATLSLNIPDFSRYAKSQKDQILGQIFGLPLTMFLFAALGVIMTAASVKLVGVSVSDPVTLIGHIQSPVWVAVAMALIIIATLSTNTAANIVSPTNDFQNIAPKLINRTTAVVLTGLVGLALMAHELLKKLGLIISDVSLETVYSNWLLGYSSLLGPIAGIMVVDYFIIKKQQLDLAGLYRDDVYPAWNWHGFLAFGVPVVLTLLSLGSDAFSWFYSYGWFTGSALGGLLYYALCMKRGARVVAVKTPL
- the hydA gene encoding dihydropyrimidinase, which codes for MSLLIRGATVITHDESYRADVLCADGLIRAIGTDLDIPAGTEILDGSGQYLMPGGIDPHTHMQLPFMGTVASEDFFSGTAAGLAGGTTSIIDFVIPNPQQSLLEAFHQWRGWAEKSASDYGFHVAITWWSEQVREEMAELVSQHGINSFKHFMAYKNAIMAADDTLVASFERCLELGAVPTVHAENGELVYHLQRKLMAQGITGPEAHPLSRPSQVEGEAASRAIRIAETIGTPLYLVHVSTKEALDEITYARSKGQPVYGEVLAGHLLLDDSVYQHPDWQTAAGYVMSPPFRPRGHQEALWHGLQSGNLHTTATDHCCFCAEQKAAGRDDFSKIPNGTAGIEDRMALLWDEGVNTGRLSMQEFVALTSTNTAKIFNLYPRKGAIRVGADADLVLWDPQGTRTISAKTHHQKVDFNIFEGKTVRGVPSHTISQGKLVWADGDLRAERGAGRYIERPTYPPVFEQLSKRAERSRPLAVKR
- a CDS encoding NAD(P)-dependent oxidoreductase, which translates into the protein MIQTLNHLPHPHEDAAALAAHFTDLAPPLNARQAQLEASRCLYCYDAPCVNACPSEIDIPSFIRNIHTENVQGAAQKILSANILGGSCARVCPTEILCQQACVRNNAEECAPVLIGLLQRYAVDNAHFSEHPFQRAAPTGKRIAVVGAGPAGLSCAHRSALHGHDVVIFEAREKAGGLNEYGIAKYKLVDDFAQKELDFLLQIGGIEIRHGQRLGDNLTLSELHQQFDAVFLGLGLAASKQLGLPHEDAPGLLAATDYIRELRQADDLSQLPLADRCIVLGAGNTAIDMAVQMARLGARDVNLVYRRGLAEMGATGHEQDIAKANQVRLLTWAQPEEVLLDDQGHVRGMRFARTRMVDGRLQATGETFELAADAIFKAIGQGFDDEALHDPLAHQLQRQGDRIFVNEQLRTSIPGVYAGGDCVSLGQDLTVQAVQHGKLAAQAMHAQLMLNVEAA
- the preA gene encoding NAD-dependent dihydropyrimidine dehydrogenase subunit PreA translates to MADLSIVFAGIKAPNPFWLASAPPTDKAYNVVRAFEAGWGGVVWKTLGEDPAAVNVSSRYSAHFGANREVLGINNIELITDRSLEINLREITQVKKDWPDRALIVSLMVPCVEESWKHILPLVEATGCDGIELNFGCPHGMPERGMGAAVGQVPEYVEQVTRWCKTYCSLPVIVKLTPNITDIRVAARAAYRGGADAVSLINTINSITSVDLERMVALPMVGTQSTHGGYCGSAVKPIALNMVAEIARDPQTQGLPICGIGGIGNWRDAAEFVALGCGAVQVCTAAMLHGFRIVEEMKDGLSRWMDSQGYSSLQEFSGRAVGNTTDWKYLDINYQVIAKIDQAACIGCGRCHIACEDTSHQAIASLKQADGTHKYEVIDDECVGCNLCQITCPVADCIEMVPVDTGKPFLNWTQDPRNPYREAV
- a CDS encoding TetR/AcrR family transcriptional regulator; this translates as MGNHKIGIRRVNVEKILLAAEKVFAEKGYGSTAMADIAEEVQLPRSNLHYYFSTKSELYSAVLFDLLEVWKQDALCFEMFDDPRVVLSSYIRAKMQHSRSRPYGSKVWANEIIHGAPTLGEALDVSLYDWAKMKEAKIRQWVEDKRILPVEPSSLLYMIWASTQHYADFDHQVKILNDHQPLSDMQFERAVQTVTSVILRGIGLEP